In Schistocerca gregaria isolate iqSchGreg1 chromosome 9, iqSchGreg1.2, whole genome shotgun sequence, a single genomic region encodes these proteins:
- the LOC126291484 gene encoding speckle-type POZ protein-like, with translation MFVAASSIEKIAAHTPTVIEYSSDTSLEDYSCVNSWTVKGLKRLCVGTSIESAVLTHQNSSKWCMVLTKTSNELHLCFLLKKSETNKVLRAKLKADEILPNGAIREAFPCKWYNLKEGEKSETRVIRKTDTAGQNYSENEIVLKCEVCIQYIIQDELAVANAAEPNASIVRDLNEMLHKAVHTDFELHAEGNVLKVHRALLSVRSPYFAAMLQPHTKEAKDGCVEVTDVKLEVLKQVLLFMYTGVAPALNSMSWDLLTAADTYQLRQLKRQCEAHIASCLNVDNAAATALYASVFSCDLLWDRAILFIKRNLCHVMRTVGWAETVAAHPEVIQRISEMME, from the coding sequence ATGTTTGTTGCAGCAAGCAGTATTGAGAAAATTGCAGCACATACACCAACTGTCATCGAGTACTCGAGTGATACAAGCTTAGAGGACTATTCGTGTGTTAACAGTTGGACTGTGAAGGGATTGAAGAGACTGTGCGTAGGAACAAGTATTGAGTCGGCTGTCTTAACGCATCAGAATTCCAGCAAATGGTGCATGGTCCTTACGAAAACATCCAACGAACTTCATTTATGTTTTTTGCTAAAGAAGAGTGAAACTAATAAGGTACTGAGAGCAAAGCTGAAAGCCGACGAGATTCTCCCAAATGGTGCAATACGTGAAGCATTTCCATGCAAATGGTATAACTTGAAGGAAGGGGAGAAATCAGAAACACGGGTAATTAGGAAAACAGACACTGCTGGACAGAACTACAGTGAAAATGAGATAGTACTAAAGTGTGAAGTATGTATACAGTATATTATTCAGGACGAGCTGGCAGTGGCAAATGCAGCAGAACCAAACGCTAGTATAGTGAGAGACCTGAATGAGATGTTGCACAAAGCAGTCCACACAGACTTTGAGCTGCATGCAGAAGGTAATGTTCTGAAAGTACACAGAGCCCTACTGTCAGTACGGAGCCCATACTTCGCTGCCATGCTGCAGCCTCACACGAAGGAAGCAAAGGATGGTTGTGTGGAGGTGACGGATGTGAAGCTGGAAGTACTGAAGCAGGTTCTGTTGTTTATGTACACGGGTGTAGCTCCGGCTCTCAACAGCATGTCATGGGATCTGTTGACAGCTGCGGATACATACCAGCTGCGGCAGCTGAAGCGCCAGTGCGAGGCCCATATCGCCAGCTGTTTGAATGTGGACAACGCTGCCGCAACTGCACTCTATGCCTCTGTTTTCTCCTGTGACCTGCTGTGGGATCGTGCTATCCTCTTCATCAAGCGCAACCTCTGCCATGTGATGCGCACCGTTGGGTGGGCTGAGACTGTAGCTGCACATCCGGAAGTTATACAGCGTATCAGCGAGATGATGGAATGA